The following coding sequences lie in one Eschrichtius robustus isolate mEscRob2 chromosome 17, mEscRob2.pri, whole genome shotgun sequence genomic window:
- the ZNF623 gene encoding zinc finger protein 623, protein MELAAPAPGGGPEPRLGGLLGNLDGQSVRSCPSQEGGFKQVTVTHWKIQTGEAAQVGRRSGGSPVLSSNLLLQRELIEGEAHQREACGSFPFNSDLVRHQVSQAGEKSHRRDDCGKGFGQSSRLGEHPRAHGGDRLYVCNACGKDFVLYADLVAHQKAHAGERPFKCAQCGKAFCHSSDLIRHQRVHTRERPFECKECGKGFSQSSLLIRHQRIHTGERPYECNECGKAFIRSSSLIRHYQVHTEVRQYECEECRKAFRHRSDLIEHQRIHTGERPYECNECGKAFIRSSKLIQHQRIHTGERPYVCNECGKRFSQTSNFTQHQRIHTGEKLYECNECGKAFFLSSYLIRHQKIHTGERVYECKECGKAFLQKAHLTEHQKIHTGDRPFACKDCGKAFIQSSKLLLHQVIHTGEKPYVCSYCGKGFIQRSNFLQHQKIHAEDKLYECSQYGTEFTSTPNFKGSQEVHQEGLPLSQTPIHLGEKYVGQGEHTDL, encoded by the coding sequence ATGGAGCTCGCCGCCCCTGCGCCTGGCGGGGGCCCTGAACCCAGATTAGGGGGGCTGTTGGGAAACCTGGACGGGCAGAGCGTGCGGAGCTGCCCCTCCCAGGAGGGAGGTTTCAAGCAGGTGACAGTTACCCACTGGAAGATCCAAACAGGAGAGGCAGCGCAGGTGGGCAGGAGGTCAGGAGGAAGCCCCGTCCTGAGCTCAAACCTCCTGCTTCAGAGAGAGCTGATCGAAGGGGAGGCCCACCAGCGCGAGGCTTGCGGAAGCTTCCCGTTTAATTCGGACCTGGTCAGACATCAGGTTTCTCAGGCTGGGGAGAAATCTCACAGACGTGACGACTGTGGGAAGGGCTTCGGCCAGAGCTCCCGCCTCGGGGAGCATCCGCGCGCTCACGGCGGAGACAGACTCTACGTATGTAACGCGTGTGGGAAAGACTTCGTTCTCTACGCGGATCTTGTGGCGCATCAGAAAGCGCACGCGGGAGAAAGGCCCTTCAAGTGCGCTCAGTGTGGGAAGGCGTTCTGTCACAGCTCAGACCTCATCCGCCACCAGCGCGTCCACACCCGGGAGCGACCTTTCGAGTGCAAGGAATGCGGGAAAGGCTTCAGTCAGAGCTCGCTGCTCATCCGGCACCAGAGGATCCACACAGGGGAGAGGCCCTACGAGTGTAACGAGTGCGGCAAGGCCTTCATCCGCAGCTCCAGCCTCATCCGACATTACCAGGTCCACACGGAGGTGAGGCAGTACGAGTGTGAGGAGTGCAGGAAGGCCTTCCGCCACCGCTCGGACCTCATCGAGCACCAGAGGATCCACACCGGGGAGAGGCCCTACGAGTGCAACGAGTGCGGGAAGGCCTTCATCCGGAGCTCGAAGCTCATCCAGCACCAGAGGATCCACACTGGAGAGAGGCCTTACGTGTGCAACGAGTGCGGGAAGCGTTTCAGCCAGACGTCGAACTTCACTCAGCATCAGAGGatccacactggagagaagcTCTATGAATGTAACGAGTGCGGGAAAGCGTTCTTTCTGAGTTCATACCTTATTCGACACCAGAAGATCCACACTGGAGAGAGGGTGTATgagtgtaaggaatgtgggaaagcttttCTCCAGAAAGCCCATCTCACTGAGCATCAGAAGATCCACACTGGGGACAGGCCCTTTGCATGTAAGgactgtgggaaagccttcattcAGAGCTCCAAGCTCCTCCTACACCAGGTtattcacactggagagaagccctatgTATGTAGTTACTGTGGGAAAGGCTTTATTCAGAGGTCAAACTTCCTTCAGCACCAGAAAATTCATGCTGAAGACAAACTCTATGAATGTAGTCAGTACGGGACAGAGTTCACCTCAACTCCAAACTTTAAAGGTAGTCAAGAGGTTcaccaagagggacttcccttgaGTCAGACCCCCATACATTTGGGTGAGAAGTATGTAGGTCAGGGGGAACACACAGACTTGTAA
- the LOC137751075 gene encoding uncharacterized protein: MGQIHVLILSNERDARDSLRSLKAAVMKQPKADRVALPLGSSRSPAAAVPDPVLAEVRLGLPAGAHLPVSVGAPARLRPVPARPPPRARFLFRLRPPRAAPSVVVGALHVCESSLDRSGGSQTLCPAAGLLSKTSRSGLLRRSALGTCLSPEGPTRLPRGLCCSRGCVPGGHTLLKGRVAVCGPRPEGAGPGCDAGRFRSSAEFGLQSPSSPSTAPGPRVQAKGVWELELLSCGCGGAVLHQVWPRAFFMLPWRQPTLPSSDPSTVRPGPASKEGGESLSRFGPGSLLPVCLLCFGVASWTLPQGLACTLALSSVQKTAPFLSLEDFVAPYLAASLAWNSGVSRGLWGGRDPRFRKCGGAPRASLSSQIPSEVRSRRRVEMRPAGQTLGCVEPQDREGLGCQVGGKPRTVTREPRPSSVSNAAGPSATPEELQKRAVLRLRGVRTGLQPERPPGPASPGLLGAQPHPRGDGGKASRPRAPCAARLCRPEGLSTFRSRCGKGVRHLGFLTRRRGTHRRGEVEACVGFLWPCSHQGDLGGEATSLFQTPGVFACPAPK; this comes from the exons ATGGGACAGATACATGTCCTGATCCTGTCAAACGAG CGTGATGCGCGAGACTCGCTCCGGTCTTTGAAGGCGGCGGTGATGAAGCAGCCAAAGGCCGACA GAGTAGCACTTCCGCTGGGAAGTTCTCGCTCTCCCGCCGCGGCCGTTCCCGATCCCGTGCTCGCGGAGGTCCGGTTAGGCTTACCTGCAGGGGCCCACCTGCCGGTCAGCGTGGGCGCGCCCGCCCGCCTCAGGCCCGTCCCAGCGCGTCCTCCGCCTCGGGCCCGTTTCCTCTTCCGGCTGCGCCCTCCCCGCGCGGCCCCGTCCGTGGTCGTGGGCGCCCTCCACGTCTGCGAGTCCAGCCTGGACCGCTCCGGTGGGAGCCAGACACTGTGCCCAGCTGCCGGCTTATTATCAAAAACATCCCGCTCGGGGCTCCTCCGCAG ATCAGCCCTCGGCACCTGCCTTTCCCCGGAGGGGCCCACACGCCTCCCCAGAGGCCTCTGCTGTTCCCGCGGATGTGTCCCAG GTGGCCATACACTTCTCAAGGGAAGAGTGGCGGTGTGCGGACCCCGGCCAGAGGGTGCTGGGCCGGGATGTGATGCTGGCCGTTTCAGGAGCTCGGCTGAATTCGGCCTGCAGAGCCCGTCCAGTCCCTCGACGGCGCCAGGGCCTCGAGTTCAGGCTAAGGGGGTGTGGGAGCTGGAGCTCTTGTCCTGTGGCTGCGGAGGGGCTGTCCTGCACCAAGTCTGGCCAAGGGCATTCTTCATGCTGCCCTGGAGGCAGCCCACTCTTCCTTCCTCAGACCCGTCCACTGTTAGACCTGGCCCCGCCAGCAAGGAGGGTGGGGAGAGCCTGTCACGGTTTGGCCCTGGCTCCCTCCTCCCTGTCTGTCTTCTCTGCTTTGGGGTGGCTTCCTGGACATTGCCCCAAGGGCTGGCCTGCACCCTCGCTTTGTCTTCTGTACAGAAAACCGCACCTTTTCTCTCCTTGGAGGATTTTGTGGCCCCATACCTGGCCGCATCTCTCGCCTGGAACAGTGGGGTGAGCCGCGGGTTGTGGGGCGGGAGAGACCCGCGTTTCAGGAAGTGCGGAGGGGCCCCCAGGGCCTCCCTCAGCTCCCAG ATTCCCTCAGAAGTGAGATCACGCAGACGTGTGGAAATGAGACCAGCTGGGCAGACACTGGGTTGTGTGGAGCCCCAAGACAGAGAGGGTCTCGGGTGCCAGGTTGGAGGGAAGCCGAGG ACGGTCACACGGGAACCAAGGCCTTCGAGCGTTTCCAATGCGGCCGGACCTTCTGCGACACCAGAGGAACTACAGAAGCGAGCAGTCCTTCGGCTGCGAGGTGTGCGGACAGGCCTTCAGCCTGAGAGGCCGCCTGGGCCCGCATCGCCAGGTCTGCTCGGAGCGCAGCCTCACCCGCGTGGCGACGGCGGGAAGGCCTCCCGCCCACGTGCACCCTGTGCGGCAAGGCTCTGCAGGCCCGAGGGCCTCAGCACCTTCCGGAGCCGCTGCGGGAAGGGCGTCCGCCACCTGGGCTTCCTGACGAGGCGTCGGGGTACCCACAGGAGAGGGGAAGTGGAGGCGTGCGTGGGGTTCCTCTGGCCATGTTCACATCAGGGAGACTTGGGGGGAGAGGCGACCTCTTTGTTCCAGACTCCAGGCGTCTTTGCTTGCCCAGCCCCGAAGTAA
- the CCDC166 gene encoding coiled-coil domain-containing protein 166 yields the protein MVPKRKRGPSAGRRSGAAAEGTEPPLSESAQYLQRKYKLLSEQLDACEERVDQALQENAFLECEAQRLREESRLYASYVSTRAQRCANAIVRLEEQNRADLTQIHLQRAELASLYRGREEGVRAQLLEMEARAAQVARQVQELQPYKELQLEQLARIRALERELLRMRVEHMQLLHREKRRFLEDKAAFEREARQRVQSLARRAEREAARALIAHTQAIRGDDGRLRQELLRLLRRAQVLHETRRQLLEQREQLRREHEDMRDLARVHSWLRRGPEGPPLWQPPLAASHPESFASTTIQSRATSRVASVSASRNPSQVSWRAASWAPSLLSKLAVPWVPSLVPSRVGSRVLSLAPSKAGSRVPCQDPSRGSSRVPSLTLSRPGSRVPSLTPSRLDSWAPSRSSLRAASQNTTLSGKSVPGSGSSRLPVEGDRECDAAGEGALGRS from the exons ATGGTGCCCAAGAGGAAGCGCGGGCCGAGCGCCGGGCGCCGGTCTGGCGCGGCGGCAGAGGGCACCGAGCCGCCGCTGTCGGAGAGCGCTCAGTACTTGCAGCGAAAATACAAACTGCTCTCGGAGCAGCTGGACGCCTGCGAGGAGCGCGTCGACCAGGCGCTGCAGGAGAACGCCTTCCTGGAGTGCGAGGCGCAGCGCCTGCGCGAGGAGAGCCGGCTCTACGCCAGCTACGTGAGCACGCGCGCGCAGCGCTGCGCCAACGCCATCGTCCGGCTGGAGGAGCAGAACCGCGCGGACCTGACGCAGATCCACCTGCAGCGCGCAGAGCTGGCGTCGCTCTACCGCGGGCGTGAGGAGGGGGTGCGCGCGCAGCTGCTGGAGATGGAGGCGCGCGCGGCGCAGGTGGCGCGACAGGTGCAGGAGCTGCAGCCCTACAAG GAGCTGCAGCTGGAGCAGCTGGCCCGGATCCGGGCGCTGGAGCGCGAGCTGCTGCGTATGCGCGTGGAGCACATGCAGCTGCTCCACCGCGAGAAGCGGCGTTTCCTGGAGGACAAAGCAGCCTTCGAGCGCGAGGCGCGCCAGCGCGTGCAGTCCCTGGCGCGGCGCGCGGAGCGGGAGGCGGCGCGCGCGCTCATCGCGCACACACAGGCCATCAGAGGGGACGATGGGCGCCTGCGGCAGGAGCTGCTGCGGCTGCTCCGCCGGGCCCAGGTGCTGCACGAAACGCGGCGCCAGTTGCTGGAGCAGCGTGAGCAGCTGCGGCGCGAGCACGAGGACATGCGGGACCTGGCGCGCGTGCACAGCTGGCTGCGCCGGGGCCCCGAGGGCCCGCCGCTTTGGCAACCGCCGCTGGCCGCCTCGCACCCCGAGTCCTTCGCCTCCACCACGATCCAGTCGCGCGCGACCTCCCGGGTCGCATCAGTCTCGGCCTCCCGGAACCCGTCTCAGGTCTCGTGGCGCGCGGCCTCTTGGGCCCCATCGTTGCTGTCGAAGCTCGCGGTTCCCTGGGTCCCGTCATTGGTCCCGTCGCGTGTTGGCTCCAGGGTCCTGTCGCTGGCCCCTTCGAAGGCGGGATCACGGGTCCCATGCCAGGACCCATCGCGCGGGAGCTCCAGGGTCCCGTCCTTGACCCTCTCGCGCCCAGGCTCCCGAGTCCCGTCCCTGACCCCGTCACGCCTGGATTCCTGGGCCCCTTCTCGGTCCTCATTGCGTGCCGCCTCACAGAACACCACCCTCTCTGGGAAGTCCGTCCCCGGGTCGGGCTCTTCCCGTCTCCCAGTCGAAGGAGACCGTGAATGTGACGCTGCAGGCGAAGGCGCCTTGGGGAGATCCTGA